In Apium graveolens cultivar Ventura chromosome 10, ASM990537v1, whole genome shotgun sequence, the following are encoded in one genomic region:
- the LOC141690998 gene encoding cytochrome P450 714C2-like, whose product PSLFLNYHGHRDSTYCNKFFVSLVVVGVFGLLRHLYVMLVSNPSKIRRSLKKQGIGGPKPKFLLGNLLDIKKMNNAVVKDSNSTEPPVLHNCGALLLPFLDTWKQQFGDLFRFALGNTQILLVNQYDVLKEITTCTSLDFGKPTYLARDRGAILGNGIITSNGQFWAQQRKLIAPPLYMDKVKDMCNLINDCAGTLLYSWNDIIKADGGIVSDIEIVPHMRSFSGDVISRACFGSNFQQREEIFSTLRELFELSSTRAFSLGIPALRYIPTKNNRKLRALEKEIHELILRVVEKRNEVGYTKDLLQMLLEGGQNSGLRKDEIDQFIVTNCKNIYLAGYETTAVSATWALMLLAANQDWQDRVRAEAIEVCKGQPPDAVAIGKMKVLTMVINESLRLYPPVIVMSREALNDIKFGDIHLPKGVNVWAVVTTLHTDPENWGEDSYKFNPSRFANGVTGACRLPHLYMPFGVGPRICLGQNLALVELKILIARILSNYSVSLSPKYVHSPSLSLIIEPGKGMNLLVRKLQEHI is encoded by the exons CCCTCTCTGTTTTTGAATTATCATGGACATCGAGATTCAACTTACTGCAACAAATTTTTTGTGTCACTTGTTGTTGTCGGGGTTTTCGGACTGCTGCGGCATTTGTACGTAATGTTGGTGTCGAATCCGAGTAAGATTCGAAGATCGCTGAAGAAACAAGGAATAGGTGGACCTAAGCCGAAATTTCTACTGGGAAATTTACTGGATATCAAGAAAATGAATAATGCAGTGGTTAAGGACTCTAACAGTACTGAACCACCAGTGTTGCACAACTGTGGAGCTCTTCTCCTTCCTTTTCTTGATACATGGAAACAGCAATTTG GTGATCTATTCCGGTTTGCGCTTGGGAATACACAAATCTTACTAGTAAATCAATACGATGTATTGAAAGAAATCACTACGTGCACATCATTAGACTTTGGAAAACCAACTTACCTAGCCAGAGATCGAGGCGCTATACTTGGAAATGGCATTATAACTTCCAATGGCCAGTTCTGGGCTCAGCAGAGGAAACTCATTGCTCCTCCACTCTACATGGATAAAGTCAAG GACATGTGTAACTTAATAAATGATTGTGCGGGAACTTTGTTGTACTCGTGGAACGATATAATTAAGGCCGATGGTGGGATTGTAAGTGACATTGAAATTGTTCCACACATGAGAAGTTTTTCCGGTGATGTGATATCAAGAGCTTGTTTTGGTAGTAACTTCCAGCAACGGGAAGAAATTTTTTCCACGCTCAGAGAACTTTTTGAGTTGTCTTCGACAAGGGCTTTCTCTCTTGGAATACCGGCTTTGAG GTATATTCCTACCAAGAACAATAGAAAACTGCGGGCACTAGAAAAAGAAATACATGAATTGATATTGAGAGTAGTAGAGAAGAGAAATGAAGTTGGATACACAAAAGATCTGTTACAGATGCTACTGGAAGGAGGTCAAAATAGTGGATTGCGAAAAGATGAAATTGACCAATTCATCGTCACTAACTGCAAAAACATCTATTTGGCTGGCTATGAAACCACTGCAGTTTCCGCCACATGGGCTCTTATGCTACTAGCTGCAAATCAAGATTGGCAGGACCGTGTTCGTGCTGAGGCTATTGAAGTTTGTAAGGGTCAACCTCCTGATGCTGTTGCAATCGGTAAAATGAAAGTG CTGACAATGGTGATAAACGAATCATTGCGTTTGTATCCTCCGGTCATAGTAATGTCAAGGGAAGCCTTAAACGACATTAAATTTGGAGACATTCATCTTCCGAAAGGTGTAAACGTTTGGGCGGTGGTAACAACATTGCACACTGATCCTGAAAATTGGGGAGAGGATTCGTACAAGTTTAACCCGAGCCGATTTGCAAACGGAGTGACAGGGGCGTGCAGGTTACCACATCTATACATGCCATTTGGAGTTGGACCACGGATATGTCTAGGACAGAACTTGGCATTGGTTGAACTCAAGATATTGATTGCACGAATTCTGTCCAATTATTCGGTTTCTCTATCTCCGAAATATGTTCATTCACCGTCTTTGAGTTTGATTATAGAGCCTGGGAAAGGAATGAATCTTCTAGTGAGGAAGTTGCAAGAGCATATATAG